One segment of Amycolatopsis alba DSM 44262 DNA contains the following:
- a CDS encoding alpha/beta hydrolase, translating to MTTLRVRTAALLTLAALTAVTIAPAVSAAPKGIDWGPCPAGSPSGYDCAELDVPLSYQDQGGPRITIALGRLPATDQKHKRGTIFTNPGGPGNPGRFGKFQTPSLHRQFDIVGFDPRGVGASTPVRCFASDAETEPLKRVLGTFPITTEQETRHTADVREVAASCGRNAGPLLSHLSTANVARDLDRLREAAGEPRLRYYGLSYGTYLGEVYANLFPNRVGALALDAVDDPIAWTTGYRPEDANIPFSARLGGFRDADRALQAFLDTCAADTRCAFREPGTDLRAKYDAILDRLEATPGPITYQEVIRRTHNALTDEANSPALAEFLQAATKPLSAKGIVTPFDSALGGGGTLCVDTANPRDPAAWPRAARDADRESRGFGSYDTYLSMPCAFWPVTDSARHTGPWNRPTAPILLLANGKGDPETPYAGAKRTERILGNARLLTLDAWGHGAANRSECVDAALDAYLTYGRLPARGTVCAPDHAPFDAR from the coding sequence GTGACCACCCTCAGAGTCCGCACCGCGGCTTTGCTCACCCTCGCCGCACTCACCGCCGTCACGATCGCTCCCGCGGTCTCGGCCGCGCCGAAGGGCATCGACTGGGGTCCCTGCCCCGCCGGTTCGCCATCGGGCTACGACTGCGCCGAACTCGATGTCCCGCTGTCCTATCAGGACCAGGGCGGGCCTCGGATCACCATCGCGCTCGGCCGTCTTCCGGCGACCGACCAGAAGCACAAACGCGGCACGATCTTCACCAACCCCGGCGGCCCTGGGAATCCTGGCCGCTTCGGCAAATTCCAGACCCCGTCGCTGCACCGGCAGTTCGACATCGTCGGTTTCGACCCGCGCGGGGTCGGCGCGAGCACACCGGTCCGTTGCTTCGCGAGCGACGCGGAAACCGAGCCGCTCAAACGCGTCCTGGGCACCTTCCCGATCACCACCGAGCAGGAGACCCGGCATACCGCGGACGTCCGCGAGGTCGCCGCCTCGTGCGGCCGCAACGCCGGGCCGCTGCTGAGCCACCTGTCGACCGCGAACGTCGCCCGTGACCTCGACAGGCTGCGTGAGGCCGCCGGCGAACCCCGCCTGCGCTACTACGGCCTTTCCTACGGCACCTATCTCGGCGAGGTGTACGCCAACCTGTTCCCGAACCGTGTCGGCGCCCTGGCGCTGGACGCCGTCGACGATCCGATCGCCTGGACCACCGGGTACCGCCCGGAGGACGCGAACATCCCGTTCAGCGCCAGGCTCGGCGGCTTCCGGGACGCGGACCGGGCGCTGCAGGCGTTCCTCGACACGTGCGCGGCCGACACCCGGTGCGCGTTCCGCGAACCAGGGACGGACCTGCGAGCCAAGTACGACGCGATCCTCGACCGGCTCGAAGCCACCCCCGGCCCGATCACCTACCAGGAGGTCATCAGGCGCACCCACAACGCGCTGACCGACGAAGCCAACTCCCCCGCGCTGGCGGAGTTCCTTCAGGCCGCGACGAAACCCTTGTCCGCGAAGGGGATCGTCACGCCTTTCGACTCCGCGCTGGGTGGCGGAGGAACGTTGTGCGTGGACACCGCGAATCCGCGTGACCCGGCCGCGTGGCCCCGTGCGGCCCGCGACGCCGACCGGGAAAGCCGTGGTTTCGGCTCCTACGACACGTATCTCTCGATGCCTTGCGCGTTCTGGCCCGTCACCGATTCAGCGCGCCACACGGGTCCCTGGAACCGGCCGACCGCGCCGATCCTGTTGCTGGCCAACGGCAAGGGTGACCCGGAAACGCCGTACGCCGGGGCGAAACGGACCGAACGCATCCTCGGCAACGCCCGGCTCCTCACGCTGGACGCCTGGGGGCACGGCGCCGCGAACCGCAGCGAGTGTGTCGACGCGGCACTCGACGCCTACCTGACCTACGGCCGTCTTCCGGCGCGCGGCACGGTCTGCGCTCCGGATCACGCGCCTTTCGACGCCAGGTAG
- a CDS encoding styrene monooxygenase/indole monooxygenase family protein, with amino-acid sequence MRRIVVVGAGQAGLVLALGLQRHGYAVTVVTDRDAETIRAGRLISNQCVFHPALTRERALGINFWDGIAPEVLGASFGLAGDSAEPAVAWQARFDEPAQSVDQRVKVSDWLTAFADRGGEVRFGKVTPDGLDEYAREFDLVLVAAGRGPQFDALFPRDDGRSPYREPQRTIGIMYLVSGNDEPLPVYPGLTFGLSPAGELFGLPIHSVRGPVFGLGFFGVPGGPMDVWDDVTDTDEHFERAKTVLRKQFPWVEESLADARPSGPLDALRGRVLPIVRDPVGTLPSGAKVLAMGDTAVTNDPIAGQGANMAAHAAAVYERRILDHGDRPFDEAFLRGTFAEYWEKAQHATRLSNDLLAPPPDHVLATLEAAQTAPEVARRFASIFSDPADYAGWLTDEGIARAYLASKGA; translated from the coding sequence ATGCGCCGGATCGTGGTGGTCGGGGCCGGTCAAGCGGGCCTGGTCCTGGCACTGGGCCTGCAGCGGCACGGATACGCCGTCACCGTGGTCACCGACCGCGACGCCGAAACGATCCGCGCGGGCAGGCTCATCTCGAACCAGTGCGTGTTCCACCCCGCTCTGACACGGGAACGCGCGCTGGGCATCAACTTCTGGGACGGGATCGCCCCGGAGGTCCTCGGCGCGTCCTTCGGGCTCGCCGGGGACTCCGCGGAACCGGCCGTCGCGTGGCAGGCCCGTTTCGACGAGCCCGCGCAGTCGGTCGACCAGCGGGTCAAGGTGTCGGACTGGCTGACCGCGTTCGCCGATCGCGGCGGCGAGGTGCGGTTCGGCAAGGTGACACCGGACGGGCTGGACGAGTATGCCCGCGAATTCGACCTCGTCCTGGTCGCGGCCGGTCGGGGACCGCAGTTCGACGCGCTCTTCCCGCGCGACGACGGACGTTCCCCGTACCGCGAGCCGCAGCGGACCATCGGGATCATGTACCTCGTGTCCGGGAACGACGAGCCGCTCCCGGTGTATCCGGGCCTGACGTTCGGGCTCTCCCCGGCCGGTGAACTGTTCGGGCTGCCGATCCACTCCGTGCGCGGCCCCGTCTTCGGCCTCGGGTTCTTCGGCGTTCCCGGCGGCCCCATGGACGTCTGGGACGACGTCACCGACACCGACGAGCATTTCGAACGAGCGAAGACGGTGCTGCGCAAGCAGTTCCCGTGGGTCGAGGAATCACTCGCCGACGCCCGCCCGAGCGGGCCGCTGGACGCCCTGCGCGGCAGGGTCCTGCCGATCGTGCGCGACCCGGTCGGGACACTGCCGTCGGGGGCGAAAGTGCTGGCGATGGGCGACACCGCGGTGACGAACGACCCGATCGCCGGACAGGGCGCGAACATGGCGGCGCACGCGGCCGCCGTCTACGAACGGCGCATCCTCGACCACGGCGACCGCCCGTTCGACGAGGCGTTCCTGCGCGGTACTTTCGCCGAATACTGGGAAAAGGCGCAGCACGCGACCCGGCTGAGCAACGATCTGCTCGCCCCGCCGCCGGATCACGTGCTGGCCACGCTGGAAGCCGCGCAGACGGCGCCCGAGGTGGCGCGCCGGTTCGCGAGCATCTTCTCCGACCCCGCCGACTACGCCGGATGGCTCACCGACGAGGGCATCGCCCGTGCCTACCTGGCGTCGAAAGGCGCGTGA
- a CDS encoding serine hydrolase domain-containing protein, whose translation MIELKVDVDPAEVGFDAERLKRIDKHFDGYLERNLLPGYLAVVSRNGKVAHLASNGMRDLEAGLPVETDTIWRVFSMTKPVTSVAAMMLVEAGLIDLRDPISRWLPEFAEPRVFTSGSTVRMATEPATEPIRLWHLLTHTAGLTYGFHRTHPVDALYREAGFDWGTAPGLDLAGVSEAIARQPLQFQPGSEWNYSVATDILGRLVEVVSGQALDTFFAERIFTPLGMHETGFQADPGALERLAALYVPHPKTKAPFRHDEMGAIGRVTPTCLSGGGGLVSTAGDYHRFTQMLLRGGELDGVRLLGPRTVQVMASNHLPGGVDLETYGRVGFSEAPYHGYGFGLGFSVLDDPVKAKTLASAGEFAWGGAASTAFWVDPDEDVTVLFFTQLLPSSTHPIRGELRNLVYQALVG comes from the coding sequence ATGATCGAGCTGAAGGTGGACGTCGACCCGGCCGAGGTGGGTTTCGACGCGGAGCGGCTGAAGCGGATCGACAAGCACTTCGACGGGTACCTGGAGCGGAACCTGCTGCCGGGGTATCTGGCCGTGGTGAGCAGGAACGGCAAGGTCGCGCATCTCGCGTCGAACGGGATGCGCGACCTCGAGGCCGGGCTCCCGGTCGAGACCGACACGATCTGGCGTGTCTTCTCGATGACGAAGCCGGTCACTTCGGTCGCCGCGATGATGCTCGTCGAAGCCGGGCTCATCGACCTGCGGGATCCGATCTCGCGCTGGCTTCCCGAGTTCGCGGAACCGCGGGTCTTCACCTCGGGCTCGACCGTCCGGATGGCGACCGAGCCCGCGACCGAGCCGATCCGGCTCTGGCATCTGCTCACCCACACCGCGGGGCTGACGTACGGATTCCATCGCACGCATCCGGTCGACGCGCTCTACCGCGAGGCCGGATTCGACTGGGGCACCGCGCCGGGGCTCGACCTGGCCGGTGTCTCCGAAGCGATCGCGCGGCAGCCGTTGCAGTTCCAGCCCGGTTCCGAATGGAACTATTCGGTCGCGACGGACATCCTCGGCAGGCTCGTCGAGGTCGTCTCCGGTCAAGCCCTCGACACCTTCTTCGCCGAGCGGATCTTCACCCCGCTCGGCATGCACGAGACGGGTTTCCAGGCCGACCCCGGCGCCCTCGAAAGGCTGGCCGCCCTTTACGTGCCCCACCCGAAGACGAAGGCGCCGTTCCGGCACGACGAGATGGGCGCCATCGGCCGCGTCACGCCCACGTGCCTCTCCGGCGGTGGTGGCCTGGTCTCGACGGCCGGTGACTACCACCGGTTCACACAGATGCTGCTGCGCGGCGGCGAACTGGACGGCGTCCGGCTGCTCGGCCCGCGCACGGTGCAGGTCATGGCGAGCAACCACTTGCCGGGCGGAGTGGACCTGGAAACCTACGGACGCGTCGGGTTCTCCGAGGCGCCGTACCACGGTTACGGTTTCGGGCTGGGTTTCTCGGTGCTCGACGACCCGGTGAAGGCCAAAACCCTCGCCAGCGCGGGGGAGTTCGCCTGGGGCGGCGCGGCCAGCACCGCGTTCTGGGTCGACCCGGACGAGGACGTCACGGTGCTGTTCTTCACCCAGTTGCTGCCGTCGTCGACGCATCCGATCCGTGGCGAACTGCGCAACCTCGTGTACCAGGCCCTGGTCGGCTGA
- a CDS encoding siderophore-interacting protein, protein MAEARRAVSATRLRVLRTERITPHMVRIVAGGEEIASFQPNEFTDAYVKVHFRVPGVDYPEPFDLARAREELPREQWPRMRSYTVRAFDRDLGELVLDFVHHGDDGVAGPWAAAAKPGDELLISGPGGAYAPGEEADWHLLAGDESALPAIAASLEAMPAGVPVHAVILVEDAAEEQPLTTKGDARITWLHRSRGDDLAAAVRALDWHEGVVQAFVHGEAGFVRDLRRHLLDDRGMRRDLLSISGYWRIGKTDEAWRLEKQAERNA, encoded by the coding sequence ATGGCCGAGGCGCGGAGAGCGGTATCGGCGACCCGGTTGCGGGTGCTGCGCACCGAGCGGATCACCCCGCATATGGTCCGGATCGTCGCTGGGGGCGAAGAGATCGCCTCGTTCCAGCCCAACGAATTCACCGACGCCTACGTCAAGGTGCACTTCCGGGTGCCCGGCGTCGACTACCCCGAACCGTTCGACCTGGCGCGTGCCCGCGAAGAACTGCCGCGGGAGCAGTGGCCGCGGATGCGGTCCTACACCGTCCGGGCCTTCGACCGGGATCTCGGCGAACTGGTGCTCGACTTCGTCCACCACGGTGACGACGGCGTCGCCGGACCGTGGGCCGCCGCCGCGAAACCCGGCGACGAGCTGCTGATCTCCGGACCCGGCGGGGCGTACGCGCCGGGCGAGGAGGCCGACTGGCATCTGCTCGCCGGGGACGAGAGCGCCCTGCCGGCGATCGCCGCCTCACTCGAGGCGATGCCGGCGGGCGTTCCCGTGCACGCGGTCATCCTCGTGGAGGACGCGGCCGAAGAGCAGCCGCTGACCACCAAGGGTGACGCGCGGATCACCTGGCTGCACCGGAGCCGGGGCGACGACCTCGCGGCCGCCGTCCGCGCGCTCGACTGGCACGAAGGTGTCGTGCAGGCGTTCGTCCACGGCGAGGCCGGGTTCGTCCGGGACCTGCGCCGTCACCTGCTGGACGACCGGGGGATGCGCCGCGACCTGCTGTCGATCTCCGGATACTGGCGGATCGGGAAGACCGACGAGGCGTGGCGACTGGAGAAACAGGCCGAGCGGAACGCGTAG
- a CDS encoding SgcJ/EcaC family oxidoreductase, with protein sequence MTERQTEVLAVLNRIVDAWNDGDAAAYASHFTEDADYVTFFGMNMPGRAIIESAHRSLFEGPLKGSKLVSGGGEPKVRFIRPDVAIVVSGGGSSLSGGDKPEPGRESTLTYVLVEEAGGWRVASFQNTRVSDPAASAD encoded by the coding sequence ATGACCGAACGACAGACCGAAGTCCTGGCCGTGCTGAACCGGATCGTCGACGCCTGGAACGACGGCGACGCGGCCGCGTACGCGTCGCACTTCACCGAAGACGCCGACTACGTGACCTTCTTCGGGATGAACATGCCGGGCCGCGCGATCATCGAAAGCGCGCACAGGTCCCTGTTCGAAGGGCCGCTGAAGGGGTCGAAGCTGGTGTCCGGGGGCGGTGAGCCCAAGGTCCGATTCATCCGGCCGGACGTCGCGATCGTCGTGTCCGGCGGCGGGTCGTCGCTGTCGGGCGGAGACAAGCCCGAGCCGGGCAGGGAGTCGACGCTGACCTACGTGCTCGTGGAGGAGGCAGGCGGCTGGCGCGTCGCGTCCTTCCAGAACACGCGGGTGAGCGACCCTGCCGCGAGCGCGGACTGA
- a CDS encoding TetR/AcrR family transcriptional regulator: MSRPRRRAEKPVLSQELVVKTALDLLAAEGLEAVSMRRVAQALETGPASLYAHVANKEELHELMVDHVLDFGPFPEPDTERWVEQAKDLLRDNVRALTSFPGIAKIAWAIAIPVGANALQQAEAMLAVLRAGGLDLKLALFAADALWLYAKAFAYEGAGWQHGDLDLTEQEERGRRMVEYMTSFPPGTFPNLLHSGEYFTEETAQERFEFAIDMFLTGLASRASLSSRETPH, translated from the coding sequence GTGAGCAGGCCCCGGCGTCGCGCCGAGAAACCCGTGCTGTCCCAGGAGCTCGTGGTGAAGACGGCACTGGATCTCCTCGCCGCGGAGGGACTGGAGGCGGTGAGCATGCGGCGCGTGGCCCAGGCGCTGGAAACCGGTCCCGCGTCGCTCTACGCCCACGTCGCGAACAAGGAAGAACTCCACGAGCTGATGGTCGACCACGTCCTCGACTTCGGCCCGTTCCCCGAGCCCGATACGGAGCGATGGGTGGAGCAGGCGAAGGACCTGCTGCGGGACAACGTGCGCGCGCTGACGTCGTTCCCAGGGATCGCCAAGATCGCGTGGGCCATCGCCATACCGGTCGGCGCGAACGCCCTTCAGCAGGCCGAGGCCATGCTCGCGGTGCTGCGCGCGGGCGGCCTCGACCTCAAGCTGGCGTTGTTCGCGGCCGACGCGTTATGGCTCTACGCCAAGGCTTTCGCCTACGAGGGCGCCGGCTGGCAGCACGGTGACCTCGACCTGACCGAGCAGGAGGAACGCGGCAGGCGGATGGTCGAATACATGACGTCGTTCCCGCCCGGCACTTTCCCGAACCTGCTGCACTCGGGCGAATACTTCACCGAGGAGACCGCTCAGGAACGGTTCGAGTTCGCGATCGACATGTTTCTCACCGGTCTCGCGTCCAGGGCGTCCCTCAGCTCACGTGAGACGCCGCACTAA
- the hemW gene encoding radical SAM family heme chaperone HemW, which produces MPALLPETTTPVESALPESALEGLGTRPFGVYVHVPFCATRCGYCDFNTYTAGELDSDSSPQSWLEGLKREFDLAARVLGKPPAVDTVFVGGGTPSLLGAEGLRSVLDAVRDTFGLAPGAEVTTESNPESTSPEFFAGIRDAGYNRISLGMQSAAQHVLKILDRVHTAGRPVAAAEEARAAGFEHVNLDVIYGTPGERIEDLQASLDAVLAAGVDHVSAYALIVEEGTALARRIRRGELPAPDDDVLAADYEMIDRVLATAGLRWYEVSNWATSEEARCRHNIGYWRGGDWWGAGPGAHSHVGGVRWWNVKHPARYAASLAAGDSPAAGRELLTEADRHLERVMLELRLSEGLSLDALDDDGRAEARVAAAEGLLDQSVLDGQGRAVLTDRGRLLADGLVRRLT; this is translated from the coding sequence GTGCCCGCGCTGCTGCCCGAAACCACCACGCCCGTCGAGTCGGCGCTCCCCGAGAGCGCGCTGGAAGGGCTCGGCACCCGGCCGTTCGGCGTCTACGTGCACGTCCCGTTCTGCGCGACCCGATGCGGCTACTGCGACTTCAACACCTACACCGCCGGAGAGCTGGACAGCGATTCGTCGCCGCAGTCCTGGCTCGAAGGCCTCAAACGCGAGTTCGACCTGGCCGCGCGTGTGCTGGGGAAGCCTCCCGCGGTCGACACCGTCTTCGTCGGCGGAGGCACTCCGTCCCTGCTCGGCGCCGAAGGACTCCGAAGTGTCCTCGACGCGGTCCGTGACACTTTCGGTCTCGCGCCCGGCGCCGAGGTGACGACCGAGTCCAATCCGGAGTCCACCTCGCCCGAGTTCTTCGCGGGCATCCGCGACGCCGGGTACAACCGGATCTCGCTCGGGATGCAGTCCGCCGCGCAGCACGTCTTGAAGATCCTCGACCGGGTGCACACGGCGGGCCGTCCGGTGGCGGCCGCCGAAGAGGCGCGCGCCGCCGGGTTCGAGCACGTCAACCTCGACGTCATCTACGGCACGCCGGGGGAGCGGATCGAAGACCTCCAGGCCTCGCTGGACGCGGTGCTCGCCGCCGGCGTCGACCACGTCTCGGCCTACGCGCTGATCGTCGAAGAGGGCACCGCGCTCGCCCGCCGCATCCGCCGCGGCGAGCTGCCCGCGCCGGACGACGACGTGCTGGCCGCCGACTACGAGATGATCGACCGCGTCCTCGCCACGGCGGGTTTGCGCTGGTACGAGGTCTCCAACTGGGCGACGTCGGAAGAAGCCCGCTGCCGGCACAACATCGGCTACTGGCGCGGCGGCGACTGGTGGGGCGCCGGACCCGGCGCGCACAGCCACGTCGGCGGCGTCCGCTGGTGGAACGTCAAGCATCCGGCCCGGTACGCCGCCTCGCTCGCCGCCGGTGACTCACCGGCCGCGGGCCGCGAACTGCTGACCGAGGCGGACCGGCATCTGGAACGCGTGATGCTGGAACTCCGGCTGTCCGAAGGCCTTTCACTCGACGCGCTCGACGACGACGGCCGGGCCGAAGCCCGCGTCGCCGCCGCCGAGGGGCTGCTGGATCAGTCCGTTTTGGACGGTCAGGGGCGAGCGGTGCTGACCGACCGCGGGCGGTTGCTGGCGGACGGTTTAGTGCGGCGTCTCACGTGA
- a CDS encoding VOC family protein, which translates to MQLSGFGAGLLVDDIAETTAWWKRHLQLTVTIELDWFSSLNVGVPGYEMSFVKRGHKATPEPWRAQEAAGSMVGFMVDDAAAEYERLRGEGVKIVTELVDEEFGQRHFYIEDLNGFLIDIIEVIPPSPEWLAANGLA; encoded by the coding sequence ATGCAACTCAGCGGTTTCGGTGCCGGCCTGCTCGTCGACGACATCGCCGAGACCACCGCCTGGTGGAAGCGGCACCTGCAGTTGACGGTGACGATCGAGCTCGACTGGTTCTCCAGCCTCAACGTCGGAGTTCCGGGCTATGAAATGAGCTTCGTGAAGCGCGGCCACAAGGCCACGCCGGAGCCATGGCGGGCGCAGGAGGCGGCCGGATCGATGGTCGGGTTCATGGTCGACGACGCGGCGGCCGAGTACGAACGGCTGCGCGGAGAGGGAGTCAAGATCGTCACGGAGCTCGTGGACGAGGAATTCGGTCAGCGGCACTTCTACATCGAGGACCTGAACGGCTTCCTGATCGACATCATCGAAGTGATCCCGCCGTCCCCGGAGTGGCTGGCCGCCAACGGGCTGGCCTGA
- a CDS encoding TetR/AcrR family transcriptional regulator → MRQNPERRTALTDAAIAVLARDGARGLTYRAVDVEADVPPGTTSNYFRNRDQLLGEVGVRVQERLSAPADVMANPQAETPSHDRVGVLLGELMGRLTGHREPYLALLELRLEATRRPELAVELTKTIREGIDMSVDWHVAAGMPGGRAEVLLMYLALTGLTVERLTLPDVLADVTDEDVIRVIVDRVLPS, encoded by the coding sequence ATGCGACAGAATCCGGAGCGCCGGACCGCGCTCACCGACGCCGCCATCGCCGTCCTCGCCCGCGACGGCGCGCGCGGGCTCACCTACCGCGCCGTGGACGTCGAGGCGGACGTCCCGCCGGGAACGACGTCCAACTACTTCCGCAACCGGGACCAGCTGCTCGGCGAGGTCGGCGTCCGCGTGCAGGAACGGTTGTCGGCGCCGGCCGACGTCATGGCGAACCCCCAGGCGGAGACGCCGTCACACGACCGGGTCGGCGTCCTGCTCGGCGAGCTCATGGGACGGCTGACCGGCCACCGCGAGCCCTATCTCGCCCTGCTCGAACTCCGCCTCGAAGCGACCCGGCGCCCGGAACTGGCGGTCGAGCTGACCAAGACGATCCGCGAGGGCATCGACATGAGTGTCGACTGGCACGTCGCGGCGGGAATGCCGGGCGGGCGCGCCGAGGTACTGCTGATGTACCTCGCGCTGACCGGGCTCACCGTCGAACGGCTCACCCTGCCGGACGTACTGGCGGACGTCACCGACGAAGACGTCATCCGCGTCATCGTGGACCGCGTGCTCCCGTCTTGA
- a CDS encoding putative leader peptide translates to MTRAGITLVARRHVDLRRVASALCATNR, encoded by the coding sequence ATGACCCGCGCCGGAATCACCCTCGTGGCCCGCCGCCACGTGGATCTCCGTCGTGTGGCGAGCGCGCTCTGTGCGACGAACCGCTGA